AATGCCAATACGGTGGCCTTAACATTAGAGGATCCCCATGGCGATTTAACAACATTGTCGCGCATAGTTCAATTAACCGACCATACCCAATATGTCATGCCCGGGGAACCGCCATTAACAGGCACCAGCGGTCTCAAATACTTGCAAAAAGGCTATCGTGTTTTTGTCAAAGGTCGGGGAACCGCCGATAACCAAGTCATTGCCCAAGTCATTCATGTGTCGTTTCCACCCATTAACGGCACAATCAGTGCATTAAGTCCGTCCTTACTCACACTCAAAGTGCCCAACCAACCGCAACTCGCCAATATTGCTCTGACGTCTCATACCGCCATTTATGTTCCGGAAGGGAACTGGAGCAAGTTACAGGTGGGTGCTCCGGTTCGAGTGTGGGTCATTCCGACTACCAATGGCAA
The Sulfobacillus thermosulfidooxidans DNA segment above includes these coding regions:
- a CDS encoding DUF5666 domain-containing protein — its product is MKQKFSMSRRTAGWLMALLVAFVVVHYAYQKAPGPLTRAVTGQPAIQVALRGEITNLNANTVALTLEDPHGDLTTLSRIVQLTDHTQYVMPGEPPLTGTSGLKYLQKGYRVFVKGRGTADNQVIAQVIHVSFPPINGTISALSPSLLTLKVPNQPQLANIALTSHTAIYVPEGNWSKLQVGAPVRVWVIPTTNGNTSSLTALSVMVLSAAQTSASSLKP